Proteins from one Triticum aestivum cultivar Chinese Spring chromosome 7A, IWGSC CS RefSeq v2.1, whole genome shotgun sequence genomic window:
- the LOC123151403 gene encoding disease resistance protein Pik-2 yields the protein MEVVTGATGSVLTKVGALLQDEYIRQQGVQKDVESLQKELFFMRAALCKVAVVPAEQLDEQVKAWASNVKDLSYDMEDAVDTFTVRVTASKDHGRSRIAGMGKWDRFTARRELADMIAEMKDLTMQVADLRDRYKLDDISVMNTTEQVQEVKEVVSRNFQLWIWWRQCISYRIREVWAGWHRGVSGFILAATGSREIPTPSLGSINGMEDDSARMRDDMKELHDWLNKKNKGGVLYVIGDEGVGKTTVAKYLYHKFGHLFDRRAIVMASSWGHDDKAIVDKIKKQLRLDLKRPTAGETSLRLLLLIDGVESEDTWEKIEEALFKSKLLPAGSHSKTIVTTRHSAVASAWKKENGDLKHPQTAGETEEAKCIFMQALGESTRGDEAEDNIPPRVWEMCAKQPVATIAMAGYAACNRGKSQDAWREVCNKLLPESVKELTRGDIPRVLSHCYRDMSAELETCFLYLSMFKKESSVSRKHLARRWIAEGFVGEKPGRSVEEVADGYFDQLVSRKLVQPVGTSKNGKVMNCQVYGMVHDFIVSQASQENLVTVAGGDSPSPPPNGKVRRLSLSIPASPDEEDPGAGKNMPHVRSLAVFTARKPTSTLPAQRLPSALLSSPIIQVLDLQGCKGVKVTKRHMEVICKMFLLKYLSLRRTIIEAIGRNIERLKNLETLDVRETKVQSLPDTIWKLQKLVNILGGNKKKKFEPLQLKLPADAKAKNHPCKPDGVTMKALRVLSGIEMTPNLARCLERLTNLRKLAIYKVSDTESNKLELFRLGYLRTLVIIAGGEANIDELLSSHDIQASSLTSLADLRLCGKLEEVPTWIQELTDLTKLTLPITVLTNRELLAKLANMKKLFSLTFSTPTTLAPAPAPVGTSTTENNFEEIIFYSEGFANLKLLEFIAPLIQPLSFLDNAMSQLERIHLHFTNFQGLHGIHNLRRLQEVHIEVKYDADDFTTSMLRNLLESAMQDDAKAPRITRDWFD from the exons GGATGAATACATCCGGCAGCAGGGGGTGCAAAAAGATGTGGAGTCTCTCCAGAAGGAGCTCTTCTTCATGCGGGCCGCCCTGTGCAAGGTGGCGGTGGTTCCGGCGGAGCAGCTGGACGAGCAGGTCAAGGCCTGGGCCAGCAACGTCAAGGATCTCTCCTACGACATGGAAGACGCCGTCGACACTTTCACTGTACGGGTGACGGCCAGCAAGGACCACGGCCGTTCAAGGATTGCCGGCATGGGCAAGTGGGACAGGTTCACTGCTCGAAGAGAGCTTGCGGACATGATTGCAGAGATGAAGGACCTCACGATGCAGGTCGCCGACCTGCGTGACAG GTACAAGCTCGACGACATCAGTGTGATGAATACTACAGAGCAGGTGCAAGAAGTGAAGGAAGTCGTCTCAAGAAACTTTCAACTGTGGATATGGTGGCGTCAATGCATTTCTTACAGGATTCGAGAAGTTTGGGCGGGGTGGCATAGGGGCGTCAGTGGATTTATTCTTGCGGCCACTGGCAGCCGGGAGATCCCCACTCCGAGCTTGGGTTCGATCAACGGGATGGAGGACGATTCAGCTAGGATGAGGGATGATATGAAGGAGCTCCACGACTGGCTTAACAAAAAAAATAAGGGTGGTGTGCTTTACGTCATTGGTGATGAAGGGGTTGGCAAGACCACCGTCGCCAAGTATTTGTACCACAAGTTCGGTCATCTATTTGACCGCCGGGCGATAGTAATGGCATCATCTTGGGGCCATGATGACAAAGCCATCGTAGATAAGATTAAGAAACAACTCCGTTTGGACCTCAAACGTCCTACGGCAGGTGAAACTTCCCTCAG GCTCCTGCTGTTAATTGATGGTGTCGAGTCTGAAGACACGTGGGAGAAAATTGAAGAAGCTCTATTTAAATCCAAATTACTGCCTGCtggtagtcatagcaaaactataGTCACAACAAGGCATTCAGCGGTTGCTTCCGCATGGAAAAAAGAAAATGGCGATTTGAAGCACCCTCAAACCGCTGGTGAGACAGAAGAAGCCAAGTGCATATTCATGCAGGCTTTGGGGGAATCAACAAGAGGTGATGAGGCAGAAGATAATATTCCGCCTAGGGTGTGGGAGATGTGTGCAAAGCAGCCAGTGGCCACAATTGCCATGGCTGGTTATGCCGCCTGCAACCGAGGAAAGTCTCAGGATGCATGGAGAGAAGTTTGTAATAAGCTGTTGCCGGAGTCTGTGAAAGAACTTACCCGGGGCGACATCCCTAGGGTTCTTAGCCATTGCTACCGTGATATGTCTGCCGAGCTCGAGACCTGCTTCCTGTATCTAAGCATGTTCAAGAAAGAATCAAGTGTGAGCAGGAAGCATCTGGCTAGGAGGTGGATAGCAGAAGGGTTCGTGGGGGAGAAGCCAGGGAGGAGCGTGGAAGAGGTGGCGGATGGTTACTTTGACCAGCTCGTGTCGAGGAAGCTCGTACAGCCGGTGGGTACAAGCAAGAATGGCAAGGTGATGAACTGTCAAGTTTATGGCATGGTTCACGACTTCATCGTGTCCCAGGCAAGCCAAGAGAACTTGGTCACGGTGGCTGGTGGTGATTCGCCTTCGCCACCGCCTAACGGCAAAGTCCGCCGGCTATCCCTCTCCATTCCCGCATCTCCAGATGAAGAAGATCCAGGTGCCGGCAAGAACATGCCCCATGTCAGGTCGCTGGCCGTGTTCACCGCAAGAAAGCCGACTTCAACTTTACCGGCCCAACGGCTGCCTTCAGCTTTACTGAGCTCTCCGATCATACAAGTGCTAGATCTTCAAGGCTGCAAGGGTGTCAAGGTAACAAAGAGACACATGGAGGTGATCTGCAAGATGTTTCTTCTCAAGTACCTGAGCCTCCGAAGGACAATCATTGAGGCAATTGGAAGGAACATCGAGAGGCTCAAGAACTTGGAGACACTCGACGTTAGGGAGACTAAAGTTCAATCGCTGCCAGATACTATATGGAAGCTTCAGAAGCTAGTCAACATACTTGGAGGGAACAAGAAAAAAAAATTCGAGCCACTCCAGTTGAAGCTACCAGCTGATGCCAAGGCCAAGAACCACCCCTGCAAGCCTGACGGTGTTACAATGAAAGCCCTGCGCGTGCTATCTGGAATTGAGATGACCCCAAATTTGGCGAGGTGTCTCGAGCGTCTGACTAATCTGAGGAAGTTGGCCATCTACAAGGTCAGCGACACCGAGTCCAACAAGCTAGAATTATTCCGTCTTGGGTACCTACGGACCCTGGTGATCATAGCCGGTGGTGAAGCCAACATAGATGAGTTACTCAGCAGCCACGATATTCAAGCTTCCTCTTTGACGTCTCTTGCTGATCTTCGGTTATGTGGCAAGTTAGAGGAAGTCCCCACATGGATCCAAGAACTCACAGATCTCACAAAACTGACCCTCCCCATCACAGTTTTAACAAATCGAGAACTGCTCGCTAAGCTTGCCAACATGAAGAAACTCTTCTCGCTCACCTTCTCAACTCCCACAACTctagctccagctccagctccagtgGGTACCAGTACCACCGAGAACAACTTTGAGGAGATCATCTTCTATAGTGAAGGGTTTGCTAATCTCAAGCTCCTCGAATTCATTGCTCCCTTGATACAGCCCCTGAGCTTTCTCGACAACGCAATGTCACAGCTGGAAAGGATTCATCTTCACTTCACCAACTTTCAAGGCCTGCATGGCATTCACAACCTGCGAAGGCTCCAGGAGGTGCACATCGAGGTAAAATACGATGCAGATGATTTTACCACATCCATGCTACGTAATCTTCTGGAGTCAGCCATGCAAGATGATGCCAAGGCACCCAGGATAACTCGTGACTGGTTTGATTGA